The genomic window GTGCGGATTCTCAGATGAAGACACCTACCTTTATGCAACCACACATCACGGCGAACACCGGTTAAAGCGTGAAAAAAAGGCATATGAACAGTTAGCCATCCCACACGAATGGGTGACAGAACTACCAATCAATCTTACCATACGTGCAGCTTTAAAAGTACCAAATCAAGCGCAGTTTCACCCACTCGCATACATATCCTTCCTATGCGATGAGTTAAACAAAAAAGGTGCCCAACTGTTTGAACACACCGTTTGTCAAAAAGTGAGTCATGACAACGGTTCCGCTATCGTACACACGAAAGACGGTCATACGGTCACTGCCAAAAAAGTCATTGCTGCTACACATTTTCCGTTCATTGATGGCGGCGGGCTTTATATGACACGATTAAAAGCGGACCGCTCATACGTTGTTGCTGGCACAACGAGTGAAGCTTGGGCTGGTGGCATGTACCTGAGTGCTGAACAGCCAAAACGATCGCTTCGTAGCGCAGAAATGAATGGAAAAACCTACATTCTAGTAGGAGGGGATCACCACAAAGCCGGACAAGGAATGGATGCTCGAAATCATTACGACGCCTTGCGCACTTTTGCAGATGAACAATTTAGCAATTTTACAGCCGAACAGGAGTGGTCTGCACAGGATTTAACGACTCTAGATAATATTCCATACATTGGACCACTCTCCTCCTTACAAAAGAATGTATTTATCGCAACTGGCTATCGAAAATGGGGGATGACAGGTGGCATATGCGCAGCACAAGTACTCACTGATTTAATTGTCGATGGAAATAGCCTGTATTCAGACTTATACAAACCAATGCGCTTCCATTCCGACCCAAGCATTAAACATTTTCTGACTGAAAACGCAGACGTTGCCAAACACTTGATACAAGGGAAAGTACAAAATGATTATGAAGACGTCACTGAACTAGAAAATGGTCAAGGAGCAGTTGTTAAACACGACGGCAAACGAGCTGGAGCGTTTAAAGATGAGCGAGGGAACCTTCACCTAGTTGATACAACTTGTACCCATATGGGGTGCGAATGCAACTGGAATCATGCCGACCTCACATGGGATTGCCCATGCCACGGCTCCCGCTTTTCCTATAAAGGAGAGGTCATTGAAGGCCCCGCAAAGGAACCACTTAAAAAACTAGATTAAGCTGTGTTGCCATAAGCACACAGTTTTTTCTTTTTTGCTTTTATTTACAGCCAAAGAAGGGTATGGAAAACTACAACTAAAAAGGAAGGTGTTCTAAATGGCCATTGGCGCTATAATGCTATCATTACTATACTGGATTTGGATGATCGCCTTGGCGATTACCGTCATTGCAGTAGGTGTTTACGTTGGCATGCAGACCCATTACCGAAAAGTTAAAAAGATCGAAGCGCAAGAGCGCCACACATCACGTTTGCGTGAAAGGTGAGGAAACGAAAAGTTGAAATAAGAAAACGGCTGCTTAGCTTGTCGATAAAGTTTCATAGGAGTGTTAATTTTGGAAACGCGTATTTACATGATAAGACATTGTGAATCACCAAAACTGGGTGGTAGTGAAGAACGAAGAGGTCTAACTCGAAAAGGAAAAATTGATGCGAGTAAGTTAACTACATTGTTAGGGAATGAAGATATAGAGATTTTTATTTCAAGTCCTTATACTCGTGCTCTTCTTTCAATAGAGGAATTAGCTACTGAATCTGGAAAGGAAGTACTACTATGCGAAAACTTTAAAGAGTGTACATTTTCAAAAGGTGACAAAATTGTACCTAATGAGCAAGTTTACCCTCTTGTAAAAAAAATGTTTTTAAACCATGATTACGCAATATTAGGCGGCGAAACGTATAATCAGTGTCTAGACAGAGCTATATTTGAATTGGAAAGAGTACTAAGAAACTTTAAAGGAAAAAGAATTGCGATTAGTACTCATGGATTTGTTATGACAATAATGATTCGCTATTTTATTAAAAATATCGGTTTTGACTTTCTAATGGAGACTACAAAGCCCGATGTCTTTCTATTAACATTCGATGGAGTGACAGTAACTGAGTTTACTAGAATTTGGCGAGGAGTTTAATTGAGTGGTAACTGTTTTCAAAAAATTATTAAATTTATTTTTGGTCTAGTCTCACATAAACGATTCCAGTTATTGGTTCATGAGGCATGATAGAATAGTTTTATCACAAATGAAAGGTTGGATTAGATGAGAAAGTTCTTGGTTTTATCTTTTGCATGCGGCTTTTTAGTTGCTTGCGGGGGCAATGCAAGCGAAGAAACAAGCAGCGACAATGAAGAGCAGTCCAATTCTA from Shouchella hunanensis includes these protein-coding regions:
- a CDS encoding histidine phosphatase family protein — protein: METRIYMIRHCESPKLGGSEERRGLTRKGKIDASKLTTLLGNEDIEIFISSPYTRALLSIEELATESGKEVLLCENFKECTFSKGDKIVPNEQVYPLVKKMFLNHDYAILGGETYNQCLDRAIFELERVLRNFKGKRIAISTHGFVMTIMIRYFIKNIGFDFLMETTKPDVFLLTFDGVTVTEFTRIWRGV
- a CDS encoding FAD-dependent oxidoreductase, encoding MSEMKQPLTSIWQLSSHDKPYPHLTQDIDVDIAIVGGGITGLTSAYLLAESGKQVAVLDATSFGRGTTGHSTAKLTVQHDFIYDELLSHVGKEKAQQYYQSQNDALAYVRKLVKDKQIECGFSDEDTYLYATTHHGEHRLKREKKAYEQLAIPHEWVTELPINLTIRAALKVPNQAQFHPLAYISFLCDELNKKGAQLFEHTVCQKVSHDNGSAIVHTKDGHTVTAKKVIAATHFPFIDGGGLYMTRLKADRSYVVAGTTSEAWAGGMYLSAEQPKRSLRSAEMNGKTYILVGGDHHKAGQGMDARNHYDALRTFADEQFSNFTAEQEWSAQDLTTLDNIPYIGPLSSLQKNVFIATGYRKWGMTGGICAAQVLTDLIVDGNSLYSDLYKPMRFHSDPSIKHFLTENADVAKHLIQGKVQNDYEDVTELENGQGAVVKHDGKRAGAFKDERGNLHLVDTTCTHMGCECNWNHADLTWDCPCHGSRFSYKGEVIEGPAKEPLKKLD